Within the bacterium genome, the region GCGGAATTTTCTTCCATAAGGGTTCAACTCCCTTCTTCGGCATTAATAAATAGTACATTGTACATAGTCCTTCGTACTTCGTCCTTTGTACATAGTATTTTTACGAGATACGAAGTACGATATACGAAGTACGAAATTAAAGCGGCCGATGGGACTCGAACCCACGACGTCAAGCTTGGGAAGCTTGCATTCTACCACTAAATTACGGCCGCACATATTTTATATTGTAGAAATAGAAAGAATTTTTTGTCAATATGAAAGTCGCCATTGTTGGTCTTTCCTCATCTGGTAAAACAACCCTGTTTAATGCCCTGACATCCTTAAAGGCAAAGGGAAGGAATATCGGCGTGGTCAAAATTTTAGACGAAAGGATTGATTGTCTTCATAGTCTATATCCCGAGAAAAAAAAGGTTTCCTCTGAGATTGAATTTATAGATACCCATCCCATTAAAAGTGGAACAAAAATTCTTGATTCCGCTAACATAGATGCAATAGCTATTGTTATAAGATGCTTTGAAGAACCAATAGAACCAATAAGAGAGATAAAGACAATATTACAAGAATTTATCCTTTCAGACCTTTTAATAGCAGAGAAAAGGATAACAAGTTTAGCTCCTAAGGGAAGAAAGATGACACAAGAAGAGGAAAGAGAAAGGGTTCTTATTGAAAGGTGTAAAGATAGCCTTTCTAAGGAAATTCCTATTAGAAGAATTGGGTTAACAGACGATGAAAAAAGGCATCTTTCCTCCTATCAATTCTTAAGCGAAAAACCCATTGTTATTGTAGGTAATATAGATGAAGAAGGAAAAGATAAGGAATTAAAGGAGTATGCGAGAATAAATAATGAACAATGTGTTATTCTTAACGCCAAGTTTGAAATGGAAATATCTGAATTAGAAGAAAATGAAAGACCCTTATTTCTCAATGAACTAGGGATTAAAGAATTAGGCATACCCATTTTAATAAAAACAATCTATACAACCCTTGGTTTAATCTCCTTTTTTACTATTGGAAAGGATGAGGTAAGGCTATGGCCCATTAAAAATGGAACAAATGCTTTAAAAGCAGCAGGCAAGATTCATTCAGACATAGAAAGGGGGTTTATCAGGGCATCGGTTGTTTCTTACAAAGATTTTCTTGAAAATCAAGGCTCTCTAGCTCATCTAAAGGAAAAAGGTCTTATTATGTTAGAGGGAAAGGATTACATAGTATGTGATGGTGATATTGTTGAGTTTAAGTTTAATGTATGATTTTTATGTTATGAGGTAAAAAATGATTTTTGCATATTCGCTTATTG harbors:
- a CDS encoding DUF933 domain-containing protein, which gives rise to MKVAIVGLSSSGKTTLFNALTSLKAKGRNIGVVKILDERIDCLHSLYPEKKKVSSEIEFIDTHPIKSGTKILDSANIDAIAIVIRCFEEPIEPIREIKTILQEFILSDLLIAEKRITSLAPKGRKMTQEEERERVLIERCKDSLSKEIPIRRIGLTDDEKRHLSSYQFLSEKPIVIVGNIDEEGKDKELKEYARINNEQCVILNAKFEMEISELEENERPLFLNELGIKELGIPILIKTIYTTLGLISFFTIGKDEVRLWPIKNGTNALKAAGKIHSDIERGFIRASVVSYKDFLENQGSLAHLKEKGLIMLEGKDYIVCDGDIVEFKFNV